A single region of the Pseudomonas sp. PDM14 genome encodes:
- a CDS encoding HU family DNA-binding protein, which translates to MNKSELIDAIAASADIPKAVAGRALDAVIESVTGALKAGDSVVLVGFGTFAVKERAARTGRNPQTGNPIKIAAAKIPGFKAGKALKDAVN; encoded by the coding sequence GTGAACAAGTCGGAACTGATCGATGCCATCGCCGCATCTGCTGATATCCCGAAAGCTGTTGCCGGCCGCGCGCTGGATGCAGTGATTGAATCCGTCACTGGCGCTCTGAAGGCTGGTGATTCCGTGGTGCTGGTTGGTTTTGGCACTTTTGCTGTCAAAGAGCGCGCTGCTCGTACTGGCCGCAACCCGCAGACTGGCAACCCGATCAAGATCGCTGCTGCCAAGATCCCTGGCTTCAAAGCTGGTAAAGCCCTGAAAGACGCCGTTAACTAA
- a CDS encoding extracellular solute-binding protein: MSNTLRALALHGTGLLMLGLASLGQAAPQTAMTLYGEPPKYAEGFSHFDFVNPDAPKGGTLRLPAFNGFDSLNPFIPKGNAADQMGLIYDSLTYHSQDEPFTEYALLAEKIERPADNSYVRFFINPKARFHDGSPVTADDVVFTFNALVEKGHPQYRHYYADVAKVEAEDKLRVRFDFKHTGNRELPLILGQLQVLPKHWWAERDFSKGSLEIPLGSGPYKIAKVSPGSSIRFERVKDWWGKDLPVSRGLYNFDVINVDYYRDMSVALEAFKAGQFDTNLEYSAKDWNTGYDSPALRAGQFVKEAIPNHNPVGMQGFVFNTRKPVFQDRRVREAIALLFDFEWASKQLFYGAYKRTHSYFENSEMAATGLPDAEELKLLEPLRDKLPPEVFTQEFKPPVSDGSGIIREQSRRAYQLLTEAGYRIDNDKMVDASGKQLSFEFLNTQANLERVILPLKRNLAELGIELNIRRVDASQYINRLRSRDFDMTSSIWPQSTSPGNEQREFWHSSSADNPGSRNLIGLRDPAIDQLVDGLIRADSRQALITHARALDRALLWGHYVIPNYYVDTWRIAYWNRFGHPTTTPLYDYGLMSWWEERPVGAVKPVSDAPAKDAN; encoded by the coding sequence ATGAGCAACACCCTGCGCGCCCTCGCCCTGCACGGCACCGGTCTGCTGATGCTGGGGCTTGCCAGCCTCGGCCAGGCCGCCCCGCAAACCGCGATGACCCTGTATGGCGAGCCGCCCAAGTATGCCGAGGGCTTCAGCCACTTCGACTTCGTCAACCCGGACGCGCCCAAGGGCGGCACCCTGCGCCTGCCAGCCTTCAACGGCTTCGACAGCCTCAACCCGTTCATCCCCAAGGGCAATGCCGCCGACCAGATGGGGCTGATCTACGACAGCCTGACCTACCACTCGCAGGACGAGCCGTTCACCGAGTACGCCCTGCTCGCCGAGAAGATCGAGCGTCCCGCCGACAACAGCTACGTGCGCTTCTTCATCAACCCCAAGGCGCGCTTCCACGATGGCAGTCCGGTGACCGCCGACGACGTGGTGTTCACCTTCAACGCCCTGGTCGAGAAAGGCCACCCGCAATACCGCCACTACTACGCCGACGTGGCCAAGGTCGAAGCCGAGGACAAGCTACGCGTGCGCTTCGACTTCAAGCACACCGGCAACCGTGAGCTACCTCTGATCCTCGGCCAGCTGCAGGTGCTGCCCAAGCATTGGTGGGCCGAACGCGACTTCAGCAAGGGCAGCCTGGAAATCCCGCTGGGCAGCGGCCCGTACAAGATCGCCAAGGTTTCGCCGGGTAGCTCGATTCGCTTCGAGCGGGTCAAGGACTGGTGGGGCAAGGACCTGCCGGTCTCGCGCGGCCTGTACAACTTCGACGTAATCAACGTCGACTACTACCGCGACATGTCGGTCGCCCTGGAAGCCTTCAAGGCCGGGCAGTTCGACACCAACCTGGAATACTCGGCCAAGGACTGGAACACCGGCTACGACTCCCCAGCGCTGCGCGCCGGTCAGTTCGTCAAGGAAGCCATCCCCAACCACAACCCCGTGGGCATGCAGGGCTTCGTGTTCAACACCCGCAAGCCGGTGTTCCAGGACCGCCGCGTGCGTGAAGCCATCGCCCTGCTGTTCGACTTCGAGTGGGCCAGCAAGCAGCTGTTCTACGGCGCGTACAAGCGCACCCACAGCTACTTCGAGAACTCGGAAATGGCCGCCACAGGCCTGCCGGATGCCGAGGAGCTGAAACTGCTCGAACCACTGCGCGACAAGCTGCCGCCGGAAGTCTTCACCCAGGAATTCAAGCCGCCGGTCAGCGACGGCAGCGGCATCATCCGCGAACAGAGCCGCCGCGCCTACCAGCTGTTGACCGAGGCCGGCTACCGCATCGACAACGACAAGATGGTCGACGCCAGCGGCAAGCAACTGAGCTTCGAGTTCCTCAACACCCAGGCCAACCTGGAACGCGTGATCCTGCCGCTCAAGCGCAACCTCGCCGAACTGGGCATCGAACTGAACATCCGCCGGGTCGACGCCTCGCAGTACATCAACCGCCTGCGCTCGCGCGACTTCGACATGACCTCGTCGATCTGGCCGCAGTCGACCTCGCCCGGCAACGAGCAGCGTGAGTTCTGGCACTCCAGCAGCGCCGACAACCCCGGCAGCCGCAACCTGATCGGCCTGCGCGACCCGGCCATCGACCAACTGGTGGACGGCCTGATCCGCGCCGACTCGCGCCAGGCGCTGATCACCCACGCCCGCGCCCTGGACCGCGCCCTGCTCTGGGGTCATTACGTGATCCCCAACTACTATGTCGACACCTGGCGCATCGCCTACTGGAATCGCTTCGGCCACCCGACAACCACGCCGCTGTACGACTACGGCCTGATGAGCTGGTGGGAAGAACGCCCGGTCGGCGCCGTAAAACCGGTCAGTGACGCACCCGCCAAGGATGCGAACTGA
- a CDS encoding ABC transporter ATP-binding protein, translating to MSTDNPNLIEVRDLAVEFVNGSDAQRVVEGVSFDIRKGETLALVGESGSGKSVTAHSILRLLPYPLAQHPSGSITYAGQDLLKLKEARLRGIRGNRIAMVFQEPMTSLNPLHTIGKQIAEVLALHKGLSGKAATSRTLELLELVGINEPHKRLRAYPHELSGGQRQRVMIAMALANEPELLIADEPTTALDVTVQLKILELLQELQARLGMALLLISHDLNLVRRIAHRVCVMQRGRIVEQASCDELFRAPQHPYTQELLGAEPSGEPVALPAGAPLLEVDDLRVWFPIKKGLLRRTVDHVKAVDGINFSLPQGQTLGIVGESGSGKSTLGLAILRLLASQGEIRFQGQALNGLSQEAIRPMRRQMQVVFQDPFGSLSPRMSVGQIVGEGLRIHRMGTEAEQEQAVIDALKEVGLDPETRHRYPHEFSGGQRQRIAIARALVLKPALILLDEPTSALDRTVQRQVVELLRSLQAKYNLTYLFISHDLAVVRALSHQLMVVKQGKVVEQGPADAIFAAPQHVYTRQLLEAAFLAPAAVD from the coding sequence ATGAGCACGGACAATCCCAACCTGATCGAAGTGCGCGACCTCGCCGTCGAATTCGTCAACGGCAGCGACGCCCAGCGCGTCGTCGAAGGCGTCAGCTTCGACATTCGCAAGGGCGAAACCCTGGCCCTGGTCGGCGAGAGCGGCTCGGGCAAGTCGGTCACCGCCCACTCGATCTTGCGCCTGCTGCCCTACCCACTCGCGCAACACCCCAGCGGCAGCATCACCTACGCCGGGCAGGACCTGCTCAAACTCAAGGAAGCCAGACTGCGCGGCATCCGTGGCAACCGCATCGCCATGGTGTTCCAGGAGCCGATGACCTCGCTCAACCCGCTGCACACCATCGGCAAGCAGATCGCCGAAGTGCTCGCCCTGCACAAGGGCCTGAGCGGCAAGGCAGCAACCAGCCGCACCCTGGAGCTGCTCGAACTGGTCGGCATCAACGAACCGCACAAGCGCCTGCGCGCCTACCCGCACGAACTGTCCGGCGGCCAGCGTCAGCGGGTGATGATCGCCATGGCCCTGGCCAACGAGCCGGAGCTGCTGATCGCCGACGAGCCGACCACCGCGCTGGACGTCACCGTGCAGCTGAAAATCCTCGAATTGCTCCAGGAACTGCAGGCGCGCCTGGGCATGGCCCTGCTGCTTATCAGCCACGACCTCAATCTGGTCAGAAGAATTGCCCACCGCGTATGTGTCATGCAGCGCGGTCGCATCGTCGAACAGGCGTCGTGTGACGAATTGTTCCGCGCCCCGCAGCATCCGTATACCCAGGAACTGCTCGGTGCCGAGCCCAGCGGCGAACCGGTGGCCTTGCCCGCCGGCGCACCGCTGTTGGAGGTGGACGACCTGCGCGTGTGGTTTCCGATCAAGAAAGGACTGCTGCGCCGTACGGTCGACCATGTGAAAGCGGTGGACGGAATCAACTTCAGCCTGCCCCAGGGCCAAACCCTGGGCATCGTTGGCGAAAGCGGGTCCGGCAAATCCACCCTCGGTCTGGCGATCCTGCGTCTGCTTGCCAGCCAGGGTGAAATCCGCTTTCAGGGCCAGGCGCTCAACGGGTTGTCGCAGGAAGCCATAAGGCCGATGCGCCGGCAGATGCAGGTGGTGTTTCAGGACCCGTTCGGCAGCCTCAGTCCGCGTATGTCGGTGGGGCAGATTGTCGGCGAAGGCCTGCGCATCCACCGCATGGGCACTGAGGCGGAGCAGGAACAGGCGGTCATCGACGCGCTCAAGGAGGTAGGTCTGGACCCGGAAACCCGGCACCGCTACCCCCACGAGTTTTCCGGGGGGCAACGGCAGCGCATCGCCATTGCCCGGGCATTGGTACTGAAACCGGCGCTGATCCTGCTGGATGAGCCCACATCGGCGCTCGACCGTACGGTGCAGCGTCAGGTGGTGGAGTTGTTGCGGTCGTTGCAGGCCAAGTACAACCTGACCTACCTGTTCATCAGCCATGATCTGGCGGTGGTCAGGGCACTGAGCCACCAGCTGATGGTGGTGAAACAGGGCAAGGTGGTTGAACAAGGCCCGGCTGACGCGATTTTCGCCGCCCCACAACATGTTTATACCCGGCAACTGCTGGAGGCTGCTTTCCTGGCCCCCGCCGCTGTCGACTAA
- a CDS encoding SurA N-terminal domain-containing protein produces the protein MLQNIRDNSQGWIAKTIVGVIVALMAFTGFDAIVNSTSNARNAADVNGEKITLDTLNRAVEMQRRQYIQQFGKDFDVSQLDDKMLRESALNSLIERNLLLQGAKDAGLAFSQPALDQLILGMPLFQQEGKFNAARFDQVIMQEGYTRMDFRQRLEQDVLISQLQAGLVGSSFLTDAELDTFVRLEKQTRDFAALTLHADSKSVSLSDDELQAYYKDHSDNFMSPEQVVLDYVELKKDAFFDQVEVKDEELQELYQKEIAGLSEQRQAAHILLEVNDKLTDEQAKAKLDEAKKRLEQGEDFATLAKELSQDPGSATNGGDLGYAGPGVYDPAFEEALYALKQGEVSAPVRTDYGWHLIKLLGVQAADVPSFDSLKEKLVKDIKAPRVEQRFVEATKALEDAAFEASDLVQPAQEQGLQVKTTPAFGREGGSEGLTANRQVIQMAFSEDVLESGANSGAIELDPDTVVVVRVKEHKKPELLPFEAVVASIRETLTLQRAKEAVKANGAELLASLREGKAVEQKDWKATEAVTRSQEGLDPVVLQALFRMPKPTEAGKPTFAGVSLNNGDYVLLRLEGVAAPDSALKDEEKVMYRRYLASRVGQQDFNAYRAELKAEADIERF, from the coding sequence ATGCTGCAGAATATCAGGGACAATTCACAGGGCTGGATTGCCAAGACCATCGTGGGCGTGATCGTTGCGCTGATGGCCTTCACAGGGTTCGATGCCATCGTCAACTCCACCAGCAACGCCCGCAACGCGGCCGACGTGAATGGTGAAAAAATTACCCTGGACACACTGAACCGCGCCGTCGAAATGCAGCGCCGTCAGTACATTCAGCAGTTCGGCAAGGATTTCGACGTTTCCCAGCTGGACGACAAGATGCTGCGTGAGTCGGCGCTCAATTCGCTGATCGAACGCAACCTGCTGCTGCAGGGTGCCAAGGACGCCGGTCTGGCGTTTTCCCAGCCAGCTCTCGATCAGTTGATTCTGGGCATGCCGCTGTTCCAGCAGGAGGGCAAGTTCAATGCTGCCCGCTTCGATCAGGTGATCATGCAGGAAGGCTACACACGCATGGACTTCCGTCAGCGCCTGGAGCAGGACGTACTGATCAGCCAGCTGCAGGCCGGCCTGGTTGGCAGCAGCTTCCTCACAGATGCCGAACTGGACACTTTCGTGCGTCTGGAAAAGCAGACCCGCGACTTCGCTGCGCTGACTCTGCATGCCGACAGCAAGTCGGTCTCGCTCAGCGATGACGAGCTGCAGGCCTACTACAAGGACCACTCCGACAATTTCATGAGCCCCGAGCAGGTGGTTCTGGACTACGTCGAGCTGAAGAAGGATGCGTTCTTCGATCAGGTCGAGGTGAAGGACGAGGAGTTGCAGGAGCTGTACCAGAAGGAAATCGCCGGCTTGTCCGAGCAGCGCCAGGCGGCGCACATCCTCCTGGAAGTGAACGACAAACTTACCGACGAGCAGGCCAAGGCCAAACTCGACGAGGCGAAGAAGCGTCTGGAGCAGGGCGAGGACTTCGCTACGCTGGCCAAGGAGCTGTCCCAGGATCCGGGCTCAGCCACCAATGGTGGTGACCTGGGTTATGCCGGTCCTGGCGTCTACGATCCGGCCTTCGAAGAAGCGCTGTATGCGCTGAAGCAGGGCGAGGTATCGGCTCCGGTGCGTACCGACTACGGCTGGCACCTGATCAAGCTGCTGGGCGTGCAGGCGGCGGACGTGCCGAGCTTCGACAGCCTGAAGGAAAAGCTGGTCAAGGACATCAAGGCGCCGCGCGTCGAGCAACGTTTCGTCGAGGCCACTAAGGCCCTGGAAGACGCCGCGTTCGAAGCCTCCGACCTGGTCCAGCCAGCGCAGGAGCAAGGTCTGCAGGTCAAGACCACGCCGGCTTTCGGTCGTGAAGGCGGTAGCGAAGGCCTGACGGCCAATCGTCAGGTGATCCAGATGGCGTTCAGCGAGGACGTGCTTGAGTCGGGCGCCAACAGCGGCGCGATCGAACTCGATCCGGATACCGTCGTCGTGGTTCGCGTCAAGGAGCACAAGAAGCCGGAGCTGCTGCCGTTCGAGGCCGTGGTTGCCAGCATTCGCGAAACCCTGACCCTGCAGCGTGCGAAAGAGGCCGTGAAGGCCAATGGTGCCGAGCTGCTGGCCAGTCTTCGCGAAGGCAAGGCCGTCGAGCAGAAGGACTGGAAAGCCACCGAGGCCGTTACCCGCAGCCAGGAAGGCCTCGATCCGGTGGTGCTGCAGGCGCTGTTCCGCATGCCCAAGCCGACTGAAGCCGGTAAGCCGACCTTTGCGGGTGTGAGCCTGAACAATGGCGACTACGTGCTGCTGCGCCTGGAAGGCGTTGCCGCGCCGGATTCGGCGCTGAAGGATGAAGAGAAGGTCATGTACCGCCGCTATCTTGCCTCGCGCGTCGGTCAGCAGGACTTCAATGCCTACCGTGCCGAGCTGAAGGCTGAAGCGGATATCGAGCGCTTCTGA
- a CDS encoding microcin C ABC transporter permease YejB has product MLAYIVRRLLLILPTLLGILIINFIIIQAAPGGPVEQMIAKLEGFDAASGGATGRISGGGGEVAVAGSSYRGAQGLDPDLVAEIERMYGFDKSAPERFWLMIKSYAQLDFGESFFRDASVIDLIIEKMPVSISLGLWSTLITYLVSIPLGIAKATRHGSAFDVWTSTAIVIGYAIPAFLFAILLIVLFAGGSYWDWFPLRGLTSGNFAELSMTGKALDYFWHLALPVTALVIGNFATLTLLTKNSFLDEIGKQYVTTARAKGLSNSRVLYGHVFRNAMLLIIAGFPAAFIGIFFTGSLLIEVIFSLDGLGLMSFEAAINRDYPVVFGTLFIFTLLGLVVKLIGDIAYTLVDPRIDFESREN; this is encoded by the coding sequence ATGCTCGCCTACATCGTTCGCCGCCTGCTGCTGATACTGCCGACCCTGCTCGGCATCCTGATCATCAACTTCATCATCATCCAGGCCGCCCCCGGCGGTCCGGTGGAACAGATGATTGCCAAGCTGGAAGGCTTCGACGCAGCCTCCGGCGGCGCCACCGGGCGGATTTCCGGCGGCGGCGGCGAAGTCGCGGTGGCCGGTTCCAGCTACCGCGGTGCCCAGGGCCTCGACCCGGACCTGGTGGCGGAAATCGAGCGTATGTATGGCTTCGACAAATCCGCCCCCGAGCGCTTCTGGCTGATGATCAAGAGCTATGCGCAACTGGACTTTGGCGAGAGCTTCTTCCGCGACGCCAGCGTGATCGACCTGATCATCGAGAAGATGCCGGTATCGATCTCCCTCGGCCTGTGGAGCACGCTGATCACCTACCTGGTATCGATTCCGCTGGGCATCGCCAAGGCCACCCGCCACGGCAGCGCCTTCGACGTCTGGACCAGCACTGCCATCGTCATCGGCTACGCCATCCCCGCCTTCCTCTTCGCCATTCTGCTGATCGTGCTGTTCGCCGGCGGCAGTTACTGGGACTGGTTCCCCTTGCGCGGACTGACCTCGGGTAACTTCGCCGAACTGAGCATGACCGGCAAGGCCCTCGACTACTTCTGGCACCTGGCGCTACCGGTGACCGCCCTGGTCATCGGCAACTTCGCCACCCTCACCCTGCTGACCAAGAACAGCTTCCTCGACGAGATCGGCAAGCAGTACGTGACCACCGCCCGCGCCAAGGGCCTGAGCAACAGCCGCGTGCTCTACGGCCACGTATTTCGCAACGCCATGCTGCTGATCATCGCCGGCTTCCCCGCGGCGTTCATCGGCATCTTCTTCACCGGCTCCCTGCTGATCGAGGTGATTTTCTCCCTCGATGGCCTGGGCCTGATGAGCTTCGAGGCAGCGATCAACCGCGACTATCCGGTGGTGTTCGGCACCCTGTTCATCTTCACCCTGCTCGGGCTGGTGGTGAAACTGATCGGCGATATCGCCTACACCCTGGTCGATCCGCGCATCGATTTCGAAAGCCGGGAGAATTGA
- a CDS encoding ABC transporter permease, protein MKLSPLNQRRFARFKAHKRGWWSLWLFLGLFILSLGAELIANDKPLVVRYDGEWYFPVVKRYPETAFGGEFPLQANYKSPYLRELIAEKDGWMLWPPIPFSYSSINYELQVPAPAPLSAQNWLGTDDQGRDVLARVIYGFRVSVLFALTLTLLSSVIGVIAGALQGFYGGWVDLAGQRLLEIWSGLPVLYLLIILASFVQPNFWWLLGIMLLFSWMSLVDVVRAEFLRGRNLEYVRAARALGMGNGAIMFRHILPNAMVSTMTFMPFILTGAIGTLTALDFLGFGLPAGAPSLGELVAQGKSNLQAPWLGISAFTVLALMLSLLVFIGEAARDAFDPRK, encoded by the coding sequence ATGAAGCTCTCCCCGCTCAATCAACGCCGTTTCGCCCGTTTCAAGGCGCACAAGCGCGGCTGGTGGTCGCTGTGGCTGTTCCTCGGCCTGTTCATCCTCAGCCTAGGCGCCGAGCTGATCGCCAACGACAAGCCGCTGGTGGTGCGCTACGACGGCGAGTGGTACTTCCCGGTGGTCAAGCGCTACCCGGAAACCGCCTTCGGCGGCGAATTCCCGCTGCAGGCCAACTACAAGAGCCCGTACCTGCGCGAGCTGATCGCCGAGAAGGACGGCTGGATGCTCTGGCCGCCGATTCCGTTCAGCTACTCCAGCATCAACTACGAGCTGCAAGTACCGGCCCCCGCGCCGCTATCGGCGCAGAACTGGCTGGGCACCGACGACCAGGGCCGCGACGTGCTGGCCCGGGTGATCTACGGTTTCCGCGTGTCGGTGCTGTTCGCCCTGACGCTGACCCTGCTCAGCTCGGTGATCGGCGTCATCGCCGGCGCCCTGCAGGGCTTCTACGGCGGCTGGGTCGACCTGGCCGGGCAACGCCTGCTGGAGATCTGGTCGGGCCTGCCGGTGCTCTACCTGCTGATCATCCTGGCCAGCTTCGTGCAACCGAACTTCTGGTGGCTGCTGGGCATCATGCTGCTGTTCTCCTGGATGAGCCTGGTCGACGTGGTGCGCGCCGAGTTCCTCCGTGGCCGTAACCTGGAATACGTGCGCGCCGCCCGCGCGCTGGGCATGGGCAACGGCGCGATCATGTTCCGCCACATCCTGCCCAATGCCATGGTCTCGACCATGACCTTCATGCCCTTCATCCTCACCGGCGCCATCGGCACGTTGACCGCGCTGGACTTCCTCGGTTTCGGCCTGCCGGCCGGCGCGCCGTCGCTGGGCGAGCTGGTGGCCCAAGGCAAATCCAACCTGCAGGCGCCCTGGCTGGGCATCAGCGCGTTCACCGTGCTGGCCCTGATGCTGAGCCTGCTGGTGTTCATCGGCGAAGCCGCCCGCGATGCCTTCGATCCGAGGAAATGA
- the fabI gene encoding enoyl-ACP reductase FabI: MGFLAGKRVLIVGVASKLSIASGIAAAMHREGAELAFTYQNEKLKGRVEEFAAGWGSSAELCFPCDVASDEEIASAFAALGKKWDSLDCIVHSVGFAPGDQLDGDFTEVTTREGFKIAHDISAYSFVALAKAGRELMQGRNGSLLTLSYLGAERTMPNYNVMGMAKASLEAGVRYLAGSLGPDGTRVNAISAGPIRTLAASGIKSFRKMLAANEKQTPLRRNVTIDEVGNAGAFLCSDLASGISGEILYVDGGFNTTAMGNIEE, translated from the coding sequence ATGGGTTTTCTCGCCGGTAAGCGCGTACTGATCGTTGGCGTGGCCAGCAAACTGTCGATCGCCTCGGGCATCGCCGCCGCCATGCATCGCGAAGGCGCCGAGCTCGCCTTCACCTACCAGAATGAAAAGCTCAAGGGCCGTGTCGAGGAATTCGCCGCGGGCTGGGGCTCTAGCGCCGAGCTGTGCTTCCCCTGCGACGTCGCCAGCGACGAAGAGATCGCCAGCGCCTTCGCCGCGCTGGGCAAGAAGTGGGACAGCCTGGACTGCATCGTCCACTCGGTCGGTTTCGCGCCCGGCGATCAGCTCGACGGCGACTTCACCGAAGTCACCACCCGTGAAGGCTTCAAGATCGCCCACGACATCAGCGCCTACAGTTTCGTCGCCCTGGCCAAGGCCGGCCGCGAACTGATGCAGGGCCGCAACGGCAGCCTGCTGACCCTGTCGTACCTGGGCGCCGAGCGCACCATGCCGAACTACAACGTGATGGGCATGGCCAAGGCCAGTCTGGAAGCCGGCGTACGCTACCTGGCCGGCAGCCTCGGCCCGGACGGTACCCGCGTCAATGCCATCTCCGCCGGCCCGATCCGCACCCTCGCCGCAAGCGGCATCAAGAGCTTCCGCAAGATGCTCGCCGCCAACGAGAAACAGACCCCACTGCGCCGCAACGTCACCATCGACGAAGTGGGCAACGCTGGCGCGTTCCTCTGCTCCGACCTGGCCTCGGGCATCAGCGGTGAAATCCTCTACGTCGACGGCGGCTTCAATACCACAGCGATGGGTAACATCGAAGAGTGA
- a CDS encoding extracellular solute-binding protein produces MRPLLPLILGLAMSFPTFATISESHGYAQFGTLKYPASFTHFDWVNPDAPKGGTLRVMAYGTFDTLNPYSFKGSSPSAAPNFLQYGVTELNETLMAGTGQYDPSGDEPASSYGLIARSVEYSEDRSWVVFNLRKEARFHDGKPITAYDVAFSYRLLVKQGHPQYRTNLQEVQRVDILNRHRIRFVFKRAGNPLLILRLGELPVLPQHYWKDRDFKATSFEPPLGSGPYRVSKVDPGRRLVFERVKDWWGERLPVNRGKYNFQHVEVDFYRDSNVAFEAFKAGEFDFYIEHQAKNWSTAYRFPAIARGDVIRAEIPHRIPTQTQALFMNSRRSVFAERPVREAMALMFDFEWTNRTLFNNAYQRASSYYPNSEFAATGKPEGLEWLMLSPYRKQLQPRLFSDSFQVPTTEGRGIPRETLRRALGLLAEAGWKPSSRGLLNAKGEPLRFEILLVNPNLERILQPYSENLASLGIKVVLRTVDRAQYKQRLDHFDYDMILMTLPQTLSPGLEQWQYFHSSQAGIKGSKNYAGVAHPVVDHLLEKLLAAQTRDQQVAASRAIDRTLLWQHYSIPNWYINYHRLAYRNRFAFVTTPPYTLGLRAWWLKPTEIAP; encoded by the coding sequence ATGCGTCCCCTGCTCCCGCTGATACTTGGCCTGGCCATGAGCTTTCCCACCTTCGCGACGATCAGCGAAAGCCACGGTTACGCCCAGTTCGGCACCCTCAAGTACCCTGCCAGCTTCACCCATTTCGACTGGGTGAACCCCGACGCGCCCAAAGGCGGCACCTTGCGCGTGATGGCCTACGGCACATTCGACACCCTCAACCCGTACAGTTTCAAAGGCAGCAGCCCATCGGCCGCGCCCAACTTCCTGCAGTACGGCGTCACCGAACTCAACGAAACGCTGATGGCCGGCACCGGCCAATACGACCCGTCGGGTGACGAGCCGGCCTCCAGCTACGGGCTGATCGCCCGCTCGGTGGAATACAGCGAAGACCGCAGCTGGGTGGTATTCAACCTGCGCAAGGAGGCCCGCTTCCACGACGGCAAGCCGATCACCGCCTACGACGTGGCCTTTTCCTATCGCCTGCTGGTCAAGCAGGGACACCCGCAGTACCGCACCAACCTGCAGGAAGTGCAGCGGGTCGACATCCTCAACCGCCACCGCATCCGCTTCGTCTTCAAGCGCGCCGGCAACCCGCTGCTGATCCTGCGCCTGGGCGAGTTGCCGGTGCTGCCGCAGCACTACTGGAAAGACCGCGACTTCAAGGCCACCAGCTTCGAACCGCCGCTCGGCAGCGGCCCCTACCGCGTAAGCAAGGTCGACCCGGGCCGACGGCTGGTCTTCGAGCGAGTCAAGGACTGGTGGGGCGAGCGCCTGCCGGTCAACCGTGGCAAGTACAACTTCCAGCACGTCGAAGTGGATTTCTACCGCGACAGCAATGTCGCCTTCGAAGCATTCAAGGCCGGCGAGTTCGACTTCTACATCGAGCACCAGGCGAAGAACTGGTCGACCGCCTATCGCTTCCCGGCCATCGCCCGCGGCGACGTGATCCGTGCCGAGATCCCGCACCGCATTCCCACCCAGACCCAGGCGCTGTTCATGAACAGCCGCCGCAGCGTGTTCGCCGAACGCCCGGTGCGCGAAGCGATGGCGCTGATGTTCGACTTCGAGTGGACCAACCGCACGCTGTTCAACAACGCCTACCAGCGCGCCAGCAGCTACTACCCGAACAGCGAATTCGCCGCCACCGGCAAGCCCGAAGGCCTCGAGTGGCTGATGCTCTCGCCCTACCGCAAGCAACTGCAACCGCGCCTGTTCAGCGACTCCTTCCAGGTACCCACTACCGAAGGTCGTGGCATCCCGCGCGAAACCCTGCGTCGCGCGCTCGGTCTATTGGCCGAAGCCGGCTGGAAGCCCTCCAGCCGCGGACTGCTGAACGCCAAGGGAGAGCCGTTGCGTTTCGAGATACTGCTGGTCAACCCCAACCTGGAGCGCATTCTCCAGCCCTACAGCGAGAACCTCGCCAGCCTGGGCATCAAGGTCGTCTTGCGCACCGTGGACCGCGCCCAGTACAAACAGCGTCTCGACCATTTCGACTACGACATGATCCTCATGACCCTGCCGCAGACGCTCAGCCCCGGCCTGGAACAATGGCAGTACTTCCACTCCAGCCAGGCCGGCATCAAGGGCAGCAAGAACTATGCAGGCGTCGCCCACCCGGTGGTCGACCACCTGCTGGAAAAACTCCTCGCCGCACAGACCCGCGACCAACAGGTGGCCGCCAGCCGCGCCATCGACCGGACCCTGCTCTGGCAGCATTACAGCATTCCTAACTGGTACATCAATTATCACCGCCTGGCCTACCGCAATCGGTTCGCCTTCGTCACTACCCCGCCTTACACCCTCGGTCTGCGGGCCTGGTGGCTGAAACCCACGGAGATTGCACCATGA